Below is a window of Phormidium ambiguum IAM M-71 DNA.
ATAGTCTACCCTGGCATATTCTGCGGCTTCAGCTGTACCTTGAATTTCAATGCGATCGCCTTGATTAACATACACACTAGTAGCAATAGTTTGCGTTACCATTGTCCGACTATCAATCCCGCCAAAACCCAAATTTTGATTCAAAACTCGTGAATCAATTTGAGTACCACCAATTTTTGTAGACAACAAAGCTTGTCCATCATTTTCATCTACAAAACGCAACACAATATCATAAATACCGCTAGAGCCATTAAAAGTAGTATCCAGCGTCCCGGTATTTGCGCCTTGAATTACGGGTAAACTCGCCAGTTGACCACCAGAAGCAAATGTACTTGCTACCACCAAATAATTATTCCGTTGCATATTTTCTGCTTCTAAGCGAACAATATTTTGCGATGGTGGAACATTAACTTGGAAATTTCCCAAATTACTTAATGGAATATAATTACCTTGAGTATCAGCTACTTGATTATTTCGCAAAGTAACAGTGTAATTTCCATTATCTGTAGCATCCCAATTACCACCAGGAGTATTAATTCGATAAGTTGCTGTTCTTGGGGAACCGTTACTACTAGAATTTACACTCACTAATTGTGCCAATTGAGTAAAATTATTTGGCCCTGTCACTTGCACATCTGAACTATCAATGGTGGAAATATTAATTCCATCATCATCGGTATATGTCACATCAAAAGTATAAGTCGAACCATGACTTTCTGAGACATTAGTTGCTGATAAAGTTGCTGTTGTTGGCGTTTCTTTACGAATAAATTCGATATAGTCTACCCTGGCAAACTCTGATTGATTACGAGTTCCTAAAATTTCAATGCGATCGCCTTGATTGATATAAAAATTGGTAGCAATAGTTTGCGTTACCATTGTCCGACTATCAATCCCGCCAAAACCCAAATTTTGATTCAAAATTCGTGAATCAATTTGAGTACCACCAATTTTTGTAGTCAGAGATGACGCTCCATCATTTTCATCAAAGTAACGCAGAATTACATCGTAAAAACCACTATCTCCACTAAAATTGCTATTTACCGTGCCAGAGGAGCTTTGAGTTGGCAACAATCCTACAACTTGACTACCCGAAGCCACAGTAAATGACTCTGTAGAATAACCCGACTTTTGCATATTTTCAGCTTCCAGGCGGATTGTTGTTGGTAGTTTTGGAACATTAGCTTTGAAAGTTCCTAAATCAGCAGCTGAAATATAGTTCCCTTCCGTATCAGCGACTTGATTACTCCGCAAAGAAACAGTGTAATTTCCATTATCTATAGCATCCCATCTGCCACCAGGAGCATTAATTCGATAAGTTGCTGTTCGTGGTGAACCATTACTACTAGAATTAACACTAATTAATTGTGCTAATTGGCTATAACTATTGGGGCCTGTAACCCACACATCTGAACTATCAAGGGTAGAAATATTAATCCCATCATCATCAGTGTATGTCACACTAAAAGTATGAGTTTGACCATCAGGTTCTAGAATGTTACTTGACGATAATGTTGCTGTCGAAAGACTTTCTTTAGGAATAAATTCAATATAATCAACTCTCGTACCTTCAGCTTGATTATGTATCCCTTCAATTTCAATAATTGAATCTTTATTGAGTGAAAAACTGGTAGCAACTGTACGTCGTTGTAAAGTTGTGGCATCTGCTGCACCACTACTTAAATTTTTGTCTAAAGTCCACTTATCTAATTGGTTTCCGTCAACTTTAAATGTTAAGTTGCCTTTCCCATCATTTTCGTCATAGTAACCAATTACTATGTCATACTTTCCTGATGCACCATTAAAATTATATCTAGCTTTACCGATCGGATTAGCACTAGAAAGACCAATTAATTTTCTGCCTAAAGCACTACTATTTCCTGATTCAATGCGATAACCTGTCAGCGTCATATCTTCAGCTTGTACCCGGATGTTTTTGTCAATCCCCAGAATTGGTAATAACGCTTCGTACCAGGCATTTCCCATTTTGACGTAGCCATCTAAATTGGGATGAATTTGATCTGGTAAATCACTCATTGTCAGTTTGTCAAACATATTGACAAAAGAAACTTTTTTGCCTTCCGATTCTTTGGAACTGACAATACCTGGAATAAATGAATTATATGTTTTGACTTGCTCTAAATCTTGGGCTCGATTAATTGGCAGAATAGATGATACTAAAATTTGGGCATTTGGTGCTTTATTAGTAATTTTGTCAATAATACTACTGAGTCGATCGGGAGCAGTACTAAGTTGATAATCTTGCAAAATATCATTAGTACCAATTTTTAGTAATACTAAATCTGGTGTATCCGCATTTAGCCAATCATCAATATCACCAACATCTGGTTCTGTAGATCTTCCATTCAGAATTTGATCGGTTCTCCAACCCCTCATTCCGGCATGATTTCTATCAATATGATTTGGCCCACTAGCTCTTGGGCCAATAAAATCTACTAAAAAATTATCGGCTGTAAATAAGTTCCATAATTCTGTCCTGTAGCCACCACTTTCGGTTTCTCCATTACCAATAACTCCATAAGTAATTGAATCTCCTAAAGCTAGAATTTTTAATGGTGTTGCCATATTTTTTGACTCCAAAAATGTATTGTGTAAAAATTAGCGTGAAAATATTTTCCAAGTTTTAAATACTTGGATATGGGTAGATGAATACACCTATTTATTAATAATTACCCTGATTTTGTTACTTGGTCACAGACTATACTTTAACGGAGGCTAAGTAATTTTGCGATGTCTAATCCTAATCTTCATAAACTCTTTGAAATTACACCTATTATTTCTACTTATTTATGAAGATTGGATAAACTTTTTTTTCTAAATGGGATGTAAAGTTTACAAAATCTTGCAAATTTGACTAAATCCAGGCGTAATTTTAAAGATTATGTAAAGTTGGAAAAATAATCATATTTATCTCCCTTCCTGATGACAGGTAAGGGAGTAGATAAGTGATAAACAAGTTCTGAAACTGGGTTAATGAGTTTGGGAAAGTTTATCGGCGTAAGAAGTGACTATTTGAATAATTCGTTCTGCTGCATGACCGTCCCCAAAGGGGTTGACGGCTGTAGCCATTGTTTGGTATTCGCTTTGATTACACAACAATTCTGTAGTAGTAGAAAGGATACGATCGGGATCGGTCCCGATTAATTTTGCTGTTCCAGCTGCGATCGCCTCTGGACGTTCCGTAGTTTCCCGTAATACTAAAACAGGTTTGCCCAAACTCGGCGCTTCTTCTTGAAGTCCACCAGAATCAGTTAATAATAAATAGCAACCCTGAATCGCTGCTACTAATTCTGTATAATCCAATGGTTCTGTGAGAAAAACTCTGGGATGATTACCCAAAATTTCTCTTAAAGGTTCTCTCACGGTCGGATTACGATGTAAGGGTAATAATAAAGCTGTATCAGGAAATTTCTCTAAAATTAACAAGAACCCTTTAGCAATATCTTTTAACGGTTCACCCCAATTTTCTCGCCGATGAACTGTTGCTAATAACGTCCGATATTTCTGCCAATTTAAATTCGGAATCTGACAAACAGGATTTTTTTTCGCTACCGTTAATAACGCATCAATTACCGTGTTGCCAGTGTGGTGAATTTCTCCGACAACTCCCGATCGCTGTAAGTTTTCTACTGCTAAAGTAGTCGGAGCAAAATGTAATTGCGTAATCTGAGAAATTAACCGTCGATTCGCTTCTTCTGGATAAGGATTAAACAAGTCATCAGTTCTTAATCCCGCTTCCACATGACCAACAGGAATCTTTTGGTAAAATGCGGCTAATGCAGCAGCAAAAGCGGTGGTAGTATCTCCTTGGACGATCGCTAAATCAGGCTTTACTTCTTTAAATAAACTTTCTAATCCCGACAAACTGCGACAAGTAATATCCGTCAGCGTTTGCTGATGTTGCATAATTGCTAAATCTCGATCGGCAGCAATTTCAAACAGGCGCATCACCTGTTCCACCATCTCCCGATGCTGTCCTGTTAACACCACTTGTGTCTCAAAAGCAGGCGATCGCTTAAACTGTTGAATTACCGGAGCTAATTTAATCGCTTCTGGTCTCGTTCCTAAAATAATACAAACTTTGTAACGAAATTCAGGCATAAAAAATCCAACTTAATTACATCGAGCAAGCTACCCGATCGTAATATCTTATAACAACAACCAAACTCACTCTTGAGATCGTTAATT
It encodes the following:
- a CDS encoding GDSL-type esterase/lipase family protein, which gives rise to MATPLKILALGDSITYGVIGNGETESGGYRTELWNLFTADNFLVDFIGPRASGPNHIDRNHAGMRGWRTDQILNGRSTEPDVGDIDDWLNADTPDLVLLKIGTNDILQDYQLSTAPDRLSSIIDKITNKAPNAQILVSSILPINRAQDLEQVKTYNSFIPGIVSSKESEGKKVSFVNMFDKLTMSDLPDQIHPNLDGYVKMGNAWYEALLPILGIDKNIRVQAEDMTLTGYRIESGNSSALGRKLIGLSSANPIGKARYNFNGASGKYDIVIGYYDENDGKGNLTFKVDGNQLDKWTLDKNLSSGAADATTLQRRTVATSFSLNKDSIIEIEGIHNQAEGTRVDYIEFIPKESLSTATLSSSNILEPDGQTHTFSVTYTDDDGINISTLDSSDVWVTGPNSYSQLAQLISVNSSSNGSPRTATYRINAPGGRWDAIDNGNYTVSLRSNQVADTEGNYISAADLGTFKANVPKLPTTIRLEAENMQKSGYSTESFTVASGSQVVGLLPTQSSSGTVNSNFSGDSGFYDVILRYFDENDGASSLTTKIGGTQIDSRILNQNLGFGGIDSRTMVTQTIATNFYINQGDRIEILGTRNQSEFARVDYIEFIRKETPTTATLSATNVSESHGSTYTFDVTYTDDDGINISTIDSSDVQVTGPNNFTQLAQLVSVNSSSNGSPRTATYRINTPGGNWDATDNGNYTVTLRNNQVADTQGNYIPLSNLGNFQVNVPPSQNIVRLEAENMQRNNYLVVASTFASGGQLASLPVIQGANTGTLDTTFNGSSGIYDIVLRFVDENDGQALLSTKIGGTQIDSRVLNQNLGFGGIDSRTMVTQTIATSVYVNQGDRIEIQGTAEAAEYARVDYIEFIRKEAPTTATLSATNVSESNGSTYTFAVTYTDDDGINISTIDSSDVQVTGPNNFTQLAQLVSVNSSSNGSPRTATYRINTPGGNWDATDNGNYTVTLRNNQVADTQGNYIPLSNLGNFQVNVPPSQNIVRLEAENMQQIGYSTESVSIASGGKVVGLLTNRSTSGIVSSTFTGVSGNYDVILRYFDENDGKSQLTTKIGGTQIDWRVLDQNLGSGGLDSRTMVTQTIANGLFINEGDSIEILGSLNQAEFARLDYIEFVPVASSSTTGLINGTNGADSLTGSSADNTIYGFGGNDNLSGMEGNDTLNGGVGNDTLTGGSGADVFVLAGGNGTDMITDFTDGSDRLGLFGGLTFNQLTISQGTGSNLNNTLIRVTSSNELLAILNDVQSSNITSADFVVV
- the wecB gene encoding non-hydrolyzing UDP-N-acetylglucosamine 2-epimerase translates to MPEFRYKVCIILGTRPEAIKLAPVIQQFKRSPAFETQVVLTGQHREMVEQVMRLFEIAADRDLAIMQHQQTLTDITCRSLSGLESLFKEVKPDLAIVQGDTTTAFAAALAAFYQKIPVGHVEAGLRTDDLFNPYPEEANRRLISQITQLHFAPTTLAVENLQRSGVVGEIHHTGNTVIDALLTVAKKNPVCQIPNLNWQKYRTLLATVHRRENWGEPLKDIAKGFLLILEKFPDTALLLPLHRNPTVREPLREILGNHPRVFLTEPLDYTELVAAIQGCYLLLTDSGGLQEEAPSLGKPVLVLRETTERPEAIAAGTAKLIGTDPDRILSTTTELLCNQSEYQTMATAVNPFGDGHAAERIIQIVTSYADKLSQTH